CATCCAATGAATTTAATATTACTCACAAGAAAATTGTTTTTGTcaaaatggatgatttattcttgaaaaaaaaacaacaatgaGACAACAGAGTATTGACGTTCATATTAGATTGTTAATCCATATGAGATTCTTTTGTTTCTagtaattataaaatattttcatAAGAAAAGATATTATATTACTCTATTTAAAGATGGTAGCAGAGGATAGAAGACCTATACACCAAAACAAAGTAGACTAGATACAGCATCATCAGTTCATCAAACAATGTCAATGTCAAGAATTGGTGATTCCCAGAAGAGAGCAGTTGCTCATGTAGCTCTGTTTCCTAGTGCAGGAATAGGCCATTTGGTCCCATTTCTGAGATTGGCAGCCATGCTTGCTTCTCCTAATTGCCAATGCAGAGTTACGTTGATTGCTGTTCAGCCTCCAGTTTCTGCTGCAGAGTCCAACGAATTGTCTACCTTCTTTGCTTCCCACCCTCAAATCAATCAGCTTGATTTTCATCTCCCAATTCCCAGCAGTCCATCCGAATTTGCAGACGCTGATAAACCTGATCCTTTCTTTGCTCGATTTCTAGCTATTAGTAGCTCAGTTCATCTCCTGCATCCTCTCCTGGCTTCCTTATCTACTCCGCCTCTATCAGCCATCTTCGCTGACTTTGCTGTTGCAGCCGATATCAATCGTCTAGCTGATGAATTATCTATGCCCCTTTACATTGTATCCACCACTTCAGCTAGATTTTTTTCACTTATGGCTTGTCTTCCTGACTTGATACTCGAAAGCAAAAGTTCGGAAGACTCTAGCATTCAGCTTCCGGGTTTAGCTTCGGTGCCAATTTCAAGCCTTCCTCCTCCCTTCTTTACTCCAGATCATATTTTCACAGCCCACATCCGTTTAAATGCTCAATTCCTCTCGAAAGCCAAGGGTATTCTACTTAATAGCTTTGATTGGTTTGAGTCTGAAACAATTGCTGCAGTAAATACTGGCAAGGTGCTGGCTCATTTACCTCCTTTTCTCCCCATAGGACCATACGAGCCTTGTAAGGCTGTCGTGAAAGCTGGCTCTTATCTGCAGTGGCTAGATGGCCAACCAAATGAGTCTGTAGTCTATGTTAGCTTTGGAAGCAGAACAGCATTGTCAAAGGAACAAATAAGAGAACTAGGAAATGGACTGGAGAGAAGTGGATGCAGATTTCTTTGGGTAATAAAGACTACCAAAGTTGACAAAGACGAGAGGGAAGATCTGCAAGATTTACTTGGCAGTTCATTTCTTGAAAGAACAAAGAAGAAGGGGCTAGTTTGTAAAGCATGGGTGGAGCAAGAGCAAGTTTTAGCGCATCCAGCAATCGGAGGATTTGTAAGCCATTGTGGGTGGAATTCTGTAACTGAAGCAGCTCGTTATGGGGTGCCTATACTGGCTTGGCCTCTAAATGGAGACCAAAAGTTGAACGCAGAAGTGACAGAGAAGGCAGGCCTTGGAGTATGGATGAGGCATTGGGGTTGGCTGGGGGAGAACCTAGTGAAGGGAGAGGAGATTGGGGATCAAATTGTCGAGTTGATGCAGGATAAAACATTGAGGATAAAGGcaaagaaggtgaaggaagaaGCTAGGAAGGCCTACGAAGTTGGTGGGAGTTCTAAGAAAGTGCTTCTGGAAATCATAGAAAATCATTGAGCTGAAGCCAGAAGAATGAAACTTGAAATGGGCAGAATCCAGATCACTGGTAGCAAAATTTAGCTGAGAACTCCGATAAATTACTGTTATCTACTGTCGTAGAAGCAAAATTCCCACTTTTGTGCTATTTTTTATCCTTGATTTGTTGTCAATTACTCCAGAAGATAtttctcttcttctctttctctacttttttcctttctttctaaaTACATTATTATGATATCAACAAATAATCCTTGCTTCGTGTAGAATTGACCTgatagaaggaaaaaaaattaaaatgatgATACAAATGACCCTTGATTGGTGTGAACTTGATTATATAATCTTCATACTAATGCAACTTTACAGTTTGGAACTTAAAAGCATGAGCTGAGAAGATTggttgtttttgtttatttctGTTCACCGGTGTTTTCCAACCAGCTGGTCAGATTCATTTCTATTATGATAATACATAGAGACAGATTGGTGTCAAGGTCTGCTCAATTTTACTTTCACTGCCAGTCAATGCACAAATATTGAATTTGTTTTCCCACTCCAGTGAAGAGACTAATCTTGTGCAGACCATCAGAGAAGAGTTGGAGAGTCTGGAAGGTTCTTTATCAATCATCCAAGCTGTCTCGCGGGAAAATCTGAGGCTGCAGGACAAGGCAGAGAACATCAAGGTATAATGCTGATGAAAATCTCCCAGCATGAGGTAGAGATCTTGAACCAAGAGAAACCAAAGGTATGCTTCTTCTCCTCGCATTCTAAGAAGAAAGCCTTTCTCTATGAAATGTTACCTAAAGCAAGAGATATTAATAATAAGCTGAAGATGATCGATAAAGGAAATGAACACTTGTGTA
This Coffea arabica cultivar ET-39 chromosome 3e, Coffea Arabica ET-39 HiFi, whole genome shotgun sequence DNA region includes the following protein-coding sequences:
- the LOC113736962 gene encoding UDP-glycosyltransferase 13-like is translated as MSMSRIGDSQKRAVAHVALFPSAGIGHLVPFLRLAAMLASPNCQCRVTLIAVQPPVSAAESNELSTFFASHPQINQLDFHLPIPSSPSEFADADKPDPFFARFLAISSSVHLLHPLLASLSTPPLSAIFADFAVAADINRLADELSMPLYIVSTTSARFFSLMACLPDLILESKSSEDSSIQLPGLASVPISSLPPPFFTPDHIFTAHIRLNAQFLSKAKGILLNSFDWFESETIAAVNTGKVLAHLPPFLPIGPYEPCKAVVKAGSYLQWLDGQPNESVVYVSFGSRTALSKEQIRELGNGLERSGCRFLWVIKTTKVDKDEREDLQDLLGSSFLERTKKKGLVCKAWVEQEQVLAHPAIGGFVSHCGWNSVTEAARYGVPILAWPLNGDQKLNAEVTEKAGLGVWMRHWGWLGENLVKGEEIGDQIVELMQDKTLRIKAKKVKEEARKAYEVGGSSKKVLLEIIENH